Proteins co-encoded in one Yamadazyma tenuis chromosome 1, complete sequence genomic window:
- a CDS encoding uncharacterized protein (COG:S; EggNog:ENOG503NZKJ), with the protein MTVQLTQENFEVTTDTVRGSDTLVSFSNHHHQDTEYELDQSESLTFLYNLLYDEQSQLTKSDILNILHSLKQREDSLPFSYMGANTNDIQGVDWPPGLKEKFYSDRRRIGSDKWFHNIPGSLDRAVNKVSILSSRSHTEFFKYHKFYSKLKLHITHFQLRNLVCSNNITGGIFYPSSHFHDNHLQTTNNFESTDSIHSYFKINRLSPDEQSNVRNSMQLDCVMDSRSLLRNSNSRISTLACSDKYLVSGTFEGDYILTDISDPQHFLHLGEHNLTRNYDGITNSIVINDNKQLIASSNDKSIRLVDLSTNHKTEIVLPFAGNCLAMNRFNPNEIFVSGDYLSSFILDKRIPLTKFEQVVQYKGQEDYSFSCDWSPTNENLLLSGNQDGNVRIWDKRFNEEPLFSWKGSLGLSSGDVVPGPVRNTKFSHKGQFVCWGESLDHVGIVNIDDLHSNTQQMDRIQSIDFIGKCTGLSFCETENGYGEQLIIGVNDCPLGGILSYSLESSEKCLDFDLRF; encoded by the exons ATGACCGTGCAACTCACCCAAGAGAACTTCGAAGTCACAACAGACACTGTAAGAGGGTCTGACACTCTTGTATCATTTTCcaatcatcatcatcaagatACTGAGTATGAGCTAGACCAATCAGAGTCTTTGACGTTCCTATACAACTTATTGTATGACGAACAATCCCAGCTTACCAAATCCGATATCTTGAACATTTTGCACTCTTTGAAGCAGAGAGAAGATAGCTTGCCCTTTTCCTACATGGGTGCCAACACAAATGACATTCAAGGAGTTGATTGGCCTCCAGGATTGAAGGAGAAATTCTATTCGGATAGAAGACGAATCGGCTCCGACAAATGGTTCCACAACATCCCTGGTTCTTTGGATCGTGCCGTAAAC AAAGTGAGTATCTTAAGCTCCCGGTCTCATACGGAGTTTTTTAAGTACCACAAGTTTTACAGCAAACTCAAGTTACACATCACCCATTTCCAGTTGCGAAACTTGGTGTGTAGCAATAACATAACTGGTGGTATTTTCTATCCTCTGAGCCATTTTCATGACAATCATCTTCAGACAACCAATAACTTTGAGCTGACTGACAGCATCCACTCAtacttcaaaatcaaccgATTACTGCCCGACGAACAATCAAATGTCAGAAATTCTATGCAGCTCGATTGTGTCATGGATTCCCGAAGTTTGCTTCGAAACTCCAACAGCCGAATCTCTACTTTGGCATGCTCTGATAAATACTTGGTTTCAGGAACCTTTGAAGGGGATTATATCTTAACCGATATTTCGGATCCCCAGCACTTTCTTCATTTGGGAGAACACAACTTGACCCGTAACTACGACGGAATTACCAATAGCATCGTGATCAACGATAACAAACAATTAATTGCATCTTCGAATGATAAGTCCATCAGGCTTGTGGACTTGtccaccaaccacaaaacaGAAATAGTCCTTCCTTTTGCTGGTAACTGTCTTGCCATGAACAGGTTCAACCCCAATGAGATCTTTGTGTCGGGTGACTACTTGAGTTCGTTTATACTTGATAAGAGAATCCCCCTCACCAAGTTTGAGCAGGTTGTTCAGTATAAGGGCCAAGAGGATTATAGTTTTAGTTGTGACTGGTCTCCAACGAATGAAAACCTTTTGTTATCCGGTAACCAAGATGGGAACGTACGGATCTGGGATAAACGATTTAACGAAGAGCCCTTATTTAGTTGGAAAGGAAGTCTTGGACTCTCCAGTGGAGATGTCGTTCCTGGTCCCGTGAGAAACACCAAGTTCAGTCACAAGGGCCAGTTTGTCTGCTGGGGTGAAAGTCTTGATCATGTGGGGATTGTAAATATCGACGATTTGCATTCAAACACCCAGCAAATGGACCGAATACAGTCTATTGACTTTATTGGCAAATGTACCGGGTTAAGTTTCTGCGAGACGGAGAATGGGTACGGAGAACAGTTGATAATAGGTGTAAATGACTGCCCCCTCGGCGGAATACTATCGTACTCCTTGGAAAGCAGTGAGAAGTGTCTTGATTTCGACCTTCGCTTTTAG
- a CDS encoding uncharacterized protein (COG:S; EggNog:ENOG503P47R) has translation MNHTLADSKRRKLKDGQQEFDLDENLDSLLNLEEQYYKEGYREGQEESTKAQYLEGKEYGFQTGFQRFLVIGYIRGLVDFWENQVETYDASKSIKTHITQIRAIMEKVPLSNKDADVGEYEKVVNKARNKVRIIASLCKEQKKVSNIDQIIKEVGGEMQVSGDADEMW, from the coding sequence ATGAACCACACTCTAGCTGACTCCAAACGGAGAAAGCTAAAAGATGGGCAGCAAGAGTTTGATCTCGACGAAAACTTGGACCTGCTCTTGAATCTAGAAGAGCAATACTACAAAGAAGGGTACCGAGAAggtcaagaagaatccaCAAAAGCACAATACCTCGAGGGTAAAGAATATGGGTTTCAGACCGGGTTTCAGAGATTTCTTGTTATCGGGTACATTAGAGGATTGGTAGACTTTTGGGAAAACCAAGTTGAAACCTATGATGCGTCCAAGTCTATCAAAACCCATATCACTCAAATCAGGGCTATTATGGAGAAGGTGCCATTAAGTAATAAAGATGCCGATGTGGGGGAGTACGAAAAGGTAGTTAATAAAGCTCGCAACAAGGTGAGGATAATAGCATCGCTTTGTAAAGAACAGAAGAAAGTCAGCAacattgatcaaatcataAAGGAGGTTGGAGGTGAAATGCAAGTCAGTGGCGATGCTGATGAAATGTGGTAG
- a CDS encoding uncharacterized protein (COG:S; EggNog:ENOG503NUV1): MSEEELEETVLGGSRRRRDKLKKSIRDEYSSDSSDSDQEPSKSPPTQDQQDSDSDMFASENDEKDSENPPTKKPKSPKKMDMSKFELEVGIDGIHEEEGSEADIEIEAFDLRQEEEEGYFDDDGNFVRHQELEDAQDIDDWVNADKEQIRKAKQAQEKHLATKTLTSITQTTAELLENLIGVLEPDETPMEALVRLAPAKRRRGKKNHNETNEDKHKKQLILKISDVCDKLMIHKGIQEAYEKAREELMRLYRRETGEDFKFNRGIKRPIDEVEQEDDFGDKIWEFKWDDSDEINGPYSEYEMGFWKNTYFENKVVVRRVGDMDFVHVSEVDFSV; encoded by the coding sequence AtgagtgaagaagaattggaggAGACCGTATTAGGGGGTAGCAGGCGAAGAAGGGATaagctcaagaagtctATTCGTGATGAGTATTCGTCTGACTCGAGTGATCTGGACCAGGAGCCGTCAAAATCACCCCCAACACAAGACCAACAGGATTCAGATTCTGACATGTTTGCCAGTGAAAATGACGAGAAAGATTCTGAAAATCCGCCAACAAAGAAGCCCAAGTCCCCAAAGAAGATGGATATGTCCAAATTTGAGCTAGAGGTAGGCATTGATGGCATACATGAAGAGGAGGGTCTGGAGGCCGATATAGAAATAGAAGCATTTGACTTGAGAcaagaggaggaagaagGATATTTTGATGACGATGGAAATTTTGTCCGGCACCAGGAGCTTGAGGATGCACAAGACATTGATGACTGGGTAAATGCCGACAAAGAACAAATTCGAAAGGCCAAACAAGCTCAGGAAAAGCATTTGGCGACCAAAACATTAACATCTATAACCCAAACAACAGCTGAGTTATTGGAGAACCTAATAGGGGTCCTCGAGCCTGACGAGACGCCGATGGAAGCATTGGTTCGGTTAGCCCCGGCCAAAAGGCGCAGAGGTAAAAAGAACCATAATGAAACAAATGAAGACAAACACAAGAAACAACTAATCCTAAAAATCAGCGATGTGTgtgacaagttgatgatacACAAAGGAATACAAGAAGCGTACGAGAAGGCCAGAGAGGAGCTCATGAGGCTCTACCGAAGAGAAACtggtgaagatttcaagttcaacagaGGAATTAAACGGCCCATTGATGAGGTGGAGCAAGAAGATgactttggtgataaaATATGGGAGTTCAAGTGGGACGACCTGGACGAGATAAACGGGCCTTACTCGGAGTATGAAATGGGGTTCTGGAAAAACACCTATTTTGAAAATAAGGTGGTGGTTCGAAGAGTGGGAGATATGGACTTTGTCCATGTTAGTGAGGTCGACTTCAGTGTTTAG
- a CDS encoding uncharacterized protein (EggNog:ENOG503NZQE; COG:L): protein MSTQKILELKKRIQFRDQEFDLLNAFLSPNHEECAPVVFVHGYNSVGKTLSVFSFLDTIGVKKTVIQCDEVVNNRLLLQKCLKLIRTDSGQDLRKSNTFYDRGGYSAKLTGCDSFSSFAFNLQMFIDQTGYNDPHFLVLDRIDSFIDEPINIVNSFIRMRDCTNIKNIIVIFISRTEIPNPAVTSAIPQVYFKPYTDQQLVSILQKNQFCFFGDEELDNSVVGTQFWHSYVQVIVDSYHEYCGTSISMLIELCFKKWESFIRTVKTRQISPSEFMKVYREQRTIFQDDSILNAAVIDYRTDELEQAGTKVSLSDFTYLAKFILIASYLASHIDPRLDMYYFTSAKYSKFVYSSKKGNEITKRDIDVKLLQPNFFDLERLYGILTVIYRNESASFNKDENSPEFADKTEVYISERSHEIAKFSLVSNIDLPSQMASLLSRGLIVRQFSRDILQPKTRWKSNLSWEEISSISKDIGFPIHNYLK from the coding sequence ATGAGCACTCAGAAAATACTAGAGTTAAAGAAGCGTATTCAATTTCGGGACCAGGAGTTTGATTTGCTTAATGCCTTCTTATCACCCAATCATGAAGAATGTGCGCCTGTTGTGTTTGTGCATGGGTACAATTCGGTGGGAAAAACACTTTCAGTGTTTTCGTTTCTCGATACCATAGGTGTGAAAAAGACAGTAATTCAGTGTGACGAGGTGGTAAACAACAGGCTCCTCCTTCAAAAGTGTCTCAAGCTCATCCGTACCGATAGTGGCCAAGATCTTCGGAAGTCCAACACTTTTTACGATAGAGGAGGCTATTCAGCGAAACTCACTGGCTGCGATTCGTTTTCAAGTTTTGCATTCAACTTACAAATGTTCATAGACCAAACAGGATACAATGACCCCCATTTCTTAGTGTTGGACAGAATAGATCTGTTCATCGACGAGCCCATAAATATAGTCAATTCCTTCATCAGAATGAGAGATTGTACCAACATCAAAAACATCATTGTGATCTTCATATCGAGAACTGAGATTCCCAACCCGGCTGTCACTAGTGCCATACCCCAGGTTTACTTCAAACCATACACTGACCAGCAATTGGTGAGTATATTGCAAAAGAACCAATTCtgtttttttggtgatgaagagcttgatAATAGTGTCGTAGGAACTCAATTTTGGCACTCATATGTCCAAGTTATAGTGGATCTGTATCATGAATATTGTGGGACAAGCATAAGCATGTTGATTGAGTTATGTTTCAAAAAATGGGAAAGTTTTATCAGAACCGTGAAAACCCGTCAGATATCACCCAGTGAGTTCATGAAGGTGTATCGGGAACAAAGGACTATATTTCAGGATGATTCGATACTTAACGCGGCGGTGATAGACTATAGAACCGATGAATTAGAGCAAGCAGGAACAAAAGTCTCGCTTTCAGATTTCACTTACCTTGCTAAGTTCATCTTGATTGCTTCATATTTGGCATCGCATATCGACCCCAGACTAGATATGTACTATTTCACCAGTGCCAAGTACTCGAAATTTGTATACCTGTCAAAGAAGGGCAATGAGATCACAAAGAGGGATATCGACGTGAAGCTTCTCCAGCccaatttctttgatttggaGAGGTTATATGGGATCTTGACGGTAATATACCGAAACGAGTCTGcatccttcaacaaggatGAGAATTCTCCTGAATTTGCAGATAAAACAGAAGTCTATATATCCGAAAGACTGCACGAAATAGCCAAGTTCTCGTTGGTTTCCAACATCGACTTGCCCAGTCAAATGGCATCTCTTTTATCGCGAGGGCTCATTGTGAGACAGTTTAGCAGAGacattttgcaaccaaaaaCCAGATGGAAGTCGAATCTCAGCTGGGAAGAAATCCTGAGCATCTCGAAGGATATCGGCTTCCCTATACATAACTACCTAAAATAA